One part of the Trichoplusia ni isolate ovarian cell line Hi5 chromosome 2, tn1, whole genome shotgun sequence genome encodes these proteins:
- the LOC113508408 gene encoding uncharacterized protein LOC113508408 isoform X2, translating to MSNTAAAEQPLPSFAKPIVRTARTSSSISKGLFPCEGPMGVRQNPWTPTKRRGPIAAEASSPGPAVVSLPSLIGKPPQESRRPRAPAFTFGQKLDPPGTTVKLGPGPASYNTEGMTAKGRSAAPAASLHGRWPPPRVAPTPAPCDYEPIKAVRAVYDHAPAFSIGLRVAPPQPAGKTPAPNTYSMPPVLGEAKEGGKRAAPAYSITGRGKALESKGLQPGPGTYTTDKASTVLTKRPPAYTIAPRREQRPPTAAVPGPGVYCPEKGDRTTHRAKSTRSTFSRKMKLEKAEPIPAPNAYCPEKADRLLRAKSPAFSFGTKTEVIKIHNAPAPNVYSPEKSINALKNGPKYTLAGKGVCEKLEVTPGPNYYSPQKADKILHESSPSYTMRSKEVVEKFEQTPAPNVYAPEKSMHMLNGGPKYTISGKGVSSKMTVTPAPNSYSPEKADKVLHESSPAYSFRIKEQTVIRSESPAPNVYAPEKSIHMLDSTPKFTMGGKGHCDKIENTPAPNAYCPDKADKILHESSPAYSFRVKDNIKITDNTPGPNVYTPENSVNMFHSSPKYSMAGKGSTPKSDYVPAPNTYSLDKADKLLHESSPAYSFRPKTATDKPSDTPAPNNYDPHLLDGTPKFSMYGKGHDAKPFNTPGPNAYDPHLPDDAPKYSLAGKGHDPKHFNTPGPNAYDPHLPDDAPKYSLAGKGHDAKHFNTPGPNAYDPHLPDDAPKYSLAGKGHDAKHFNTPGPNAYDPHLPDDAPKYSLAGRGHDAKHFNTPGPNAYDPHLPDGTPRFTMSGRAPDSKISDVPAPNAYDPHLPDGTPKYSLGGRGHDLKPSDTPGPNSYDPHLPSNTPKFTISGKGPDAKISDVPAPNKYDPHYIDGTPKFTIAGKGLPGKIDNNPAPNAYNPEKSDKVLLESSPAYSFRIKHQLEKPSNTPGPNAYDPSKYDYMLDGAPKYTFGTKGPADKPLNYPAPNAYSPEKADNVLHEHAPSYTFRPKLDDGKTFNTPGPNAYNPEKANKEIYDHSPAYSLAPKGKDSKINDTPAPNVYSPEKADRILLDSAPRYSFRIKTNPHKPDDVPAPNSYNPDKADKVLLHNAPQYSFRIKTDNVKTVDTPAPNSYNIPTPVETPLYTISGRHKEPIDERLKVPAPGTYNPEKGYKFMLTYSPQHTFGIKIHTNKFADTPAPNSYRIPSVLDTPVYTMSGRHKVPVDDRTRVPAPGTYSPEKVQINRTPQITFGIKHSPLLGQLRPLQPQRPSDRQVSPSTNTTKEVSSVQKTTVHQSNQVENVKNVNHQNVIDIHESSEIFNTGAHVTQIRHDNDVRSTTVSPDPIQHQETLTQEIVWVPEKPLRRGSYTIDKADGNGYSEHYEHSEIIPVENGVIRVAEKGEMGGNCTEERSNEVISREGFEQNIQKNVKNASAHEKKQAATEEVRTNTDVQKLANGGISKTTTTTTIRKVGTAARTANESTAVTRTATVLTSRDIGVK from the exons ATGAGTAATACAGCAGCTGCAGAACAACCTTTACcg agcTTTGCGAAACCGATAGTAAGGACTGCTCGGACCTCGTCATCGATATCGAAGGGGCTCTTTCCGTGCGAGGGTCCGATGGGCGTACGGCAGAACCCGTGGACACCAACAAAACGCCGTGGGCCCATAGCTGCCGAAGCCTCCAGTCCCGGACCAGCGGTCGTGTCACTTCCTTCACTTATAG GTAAACCACCTCAAGAATCTCGCAGACCACGAGCTCCAGCTTTTACTTTTGGCCAAAAGCTGGATCCCCCTGGTACCACTGTCAAACTTGGGCCCGGACCAGCCTCATACAACACAGAAGGAATGACAGCCAAAG GGCGCTCCGCGGCGCCCGCTGCGTCCCTGCACGGGCGTtggccgccgccgcgcgtcGCCCCGACACCGGCTCCGTGTGACTACGAGCCTATCAAAGCAGTCAGAGCCGTTTACGACCACGCTCCGGCCTTCTCCATCGGCCTCCGAGTAGCACCGCCGCAGCCCGCCGGCAAAACGCCAG CGCCAAACACATATTCTATGCCACCTGTTCTCGGCGAAGCCAAGGAGGGTGGTAAACGCGCTGCGCCGGCGTACAGCATCACCGGGCGTGGTAAAGCACTCGAGTCAAAGGGTCTACAGCCCGGCCCAGGGACCTACACCACTGACAAAGCTTCTACGGTGCTCACCAAGCGGCCTCCCGCTTACACTATCGCACCCAGAAGAGAACAGAGGCCTCCCACAGCCGCGGTACCAGGCCCTGGTGTTTATTGCCCTGAAAAG GGTGACAGAACAACCCATCGTGCGAAAAGTACAAGAAGCACATTCTCAAGAAAAATGAAACTCGAAAAAGCCGAACCAATTCCCGCACCTAATGCTTACTGTCCTGAAAAGGCAGATAGGTTACTAAGAGCAAAATCTCCAGCTTTCTCTTTTGGAACTAAAactgaagtaattaaaatacacaacGCACCTGCTCCTAATGTTTATTCACCAGAAAAATCTATCAACGCGCTTAAAAATGGGCCGAAATATACTTTAGCTGGCAAAGGTGTATGTGAAAAGTTGGAAGTAACCCCAGGTCCGAACTACTATAGCCCCCAGAAGGCTGATAAAATACTACATGAAAGTTCCCCGTCTTATACGATGCGATCGAAAGAAGTTGTTGAAAAATTTGAGCAAACACCAGCCCCAAACGTATATGCTCCTGAAAAGTCTATGCATATGTTGAACGGTGGACCCAAGTATACTATTTCTGGAAAGGGAGTGTCTTCCAAGATGACAGTAACCCCAGCGCCTAATAGTTACAGTCCTGAAAAGGCTGACAAAGTCCTGCATGAAAGTTCACCTGCTTATTCATTTAGAATTAAAGAACAAACAGTCATTCGAAGTGAATCTCCGGCACCAAATGTATACGCTCCAGAAAAATCCATCCATATGTTAGATAGTACTCCAAAATTCACCATGGGTGGTAAAGGTCACTGtgacaaaattgaaaatacacCCGCTCCTAATGCTTATTGCCCTGATAAAGCAGACAAAATCTTGCACGAATCATCTCCTGCTTATTCGTTTAGGgtaaaagataatataaaaataactgacAACACTCCTGGTCCTAACGTTTATACGCCAGAGAATTCTGTCAATATGTTTCATAGCTCTCCTAAGTACAGCATGGCGGGAAAAGGATCAACCCCAAAGTCCGATTACGTGCCGGCACCTAACACTTACAGCCTTGATAAGGCTGATAAGCTTCTTCACGAGTCTTCACCCGCTTATTCTTTTAGACCAAAGACTGCTACTGATAAACCTAGTGATACGCCAGCCCCAAATAACTACGACCCACACTTATTAGACGGTACGCCTAAATTTAGTATGTATGGCAAAGGCCACGACGCAAAACCTTTTAATACTCCAGGACCTAACGCTTACGATCCCCATCTACCTGATGATGCCCCAAAGTATTCTCTAGCTGGCAAAGGTCATGATcctaaacattttaatactcCAGGACCTAACGCTTACGATCCCCATCTGCCTGATGATGCCCCAAAGTATTCTCTAGCTGGCAAAGGTCATGATgccaaacattttaatactCCAGGACCTAACGCTTATGACCCCCATCTGCCTGATGATGCCCCAAAGTATTCTCTAGCTGGCAAAGGTCATGATgccaaacattttaatactCCAGGACCTAACGCTTACGACCCCCATCTGCCTGATGATGCCCCTAAGTATTCTCTAGCTGGAAGAGGCCATGATgccaaacattttaatactCCAGGACCTAACGCTTATGATCCTCATCTACCCGACGGCACGCCCAGATTTACTATGTCTGGAAGAGCGCCTGATAGTAAAATATCGGACGTACCTGCTCCAAATGCATACGACCCGCATTTACCTGATGGTACTCCTAAATATTCTTTAGGCGGAAGAGGGCATGATTTAAAACCGTCGGATACGCCTGGTCCCAACTCCTATGATCCCCATTTACCGTCTAATACTCCCAAATTTACAATCTCAGGTAAAGGACCTGACGCTAAGATCTCCGATGTTCCTGCCCCTAACAAATACGATCCTCATTACATAGATGGTACTCCTAAATTCACTATTGCTGGTAAAGGACTACCTGGGAAAATCGATAATAATCCCGCTCCTAATGCTTACAATCCTGAGAAAAGTGACAAAGTATTATTAGAAAGTTCCCCAGCGTATAGCTTTAGAATTAAACACCAATTAGAGAAACCCAGTAATACACCCGGACCAAACGCCTATGACCCCAGCAAATATGATTACATGTTAGATGGTGCACCTAAATACACTTTTGGAACAAAAGGTCCCGCTGACAAACCATTAAACTATCCAGCTCCTAACGCATACAGTCCAGAAAAAGCTGACAATGTTCTTCATGAACACGCTCCTTCGTATACATTCCGGCCAAAATTAGATGATGGCAAAACATTTAACACACCTGGCCCCAATGCTTATAACCCAGAAAAGGCCAACAAAGAAATTTACGACCATTCCCCCGCTTATTCTTTAGCTCCTAAAGGCAAAGACTCTAAAATAAATGACACTCCAGCTCCTAACGTGTATAGTCCCGAAAAAGCCGACAGGATTCTTCTGGACAGTGCACCAAGATATTCGTTCAGAATAAAGACCAATCCTCACAAGCCAGATGATGTTCCTGCACCAAACAGTTACAACCCGGATAAAGCTGATAAAGTATTGTTGCACAATGCGCCTCAATATTCATTCAGGATCAAAACTGATAACGTCAAAACCGTTGATACTCCAG CACCGAATTCTTACAATATTCCAACGCCCGTTGAAACGCCTCTGTATACAATTTCGGGTAGACATAAGGAACCGATAGACGAGCGCCTGAAGGTTCCTGCTCCTGGAACATATAACCCTGAGAAGGGTTACAAGTTCATGTTGACTTATTCTCCTCAACATACATTcggtataaaaatacatacaaataaattcgCAGACACTCCTG CTCCGAATTCGTACCGCATTCCGTCTGTATTGGATACTCCGGTATACACGATGTCTGGAAGGCACAAGGTACCTGTAGATGATCGCACGCGAGTTCCCGCGCCTGGCACCTACTCCCCTGAAAAG GTGCAGATTAACAGAACGCCGCAAATTACCTTTGGTATCAAACACTCGCCTTTATTGGGGCAGCTAAGACCACTACAGCCTCAGCGCCCGTCCGACAGACAAGTCTCACCATCAACAAATACCACTAAGGAAGTCTCCTCTGTTCAAAAGACAACAGTTCATCAGAGCAACCAAGTCGAGAATGTCAAGAACGTAAACCatcaaaatgtaattgataTTCATGAGTCAAGTGAAATCTTTAACACTGGAGCTCATGTGACTCAAATTAGACACGATAATGATGTCAGAAGCACAACGGTTTCTCCCGATCCAATCCAACACCAAGAAACTCTAACCCAAGAAATTGTTTGGGTTCCGGAGAAGCCATTACGTCGTGGGTCTTACACCATCGATAAAGCCGATGGAAATGGATACTCTGAACATTATGAGCACAGTGAGATTATTCCCGTAGAGAACGGAGTAATAAGAGTAGCAGAAAAAGGAGAAATGGGCGGTAACTGCACAGAAGAAAGGAGCAATGAAGTGATCAGTCGTGAAGGATTCGAACAGAACATTCAAAAGAACGTTAAGAATGCATCTGCTCATGAAAAGAAGCAAGCAGCTACTGAGGAAGTGCGAACAAACACTGACGTCCAGAAACTTGCCAACGGTGGTATTTCTAAAACAACGACTACAACTACGATTAGGAAAGTGGGGACTGCCGCTAGAACCGCTAACGAGTCCACTGCAGTGACTCGCACCGCCACTGTGCTGACGTCACGAGACATTGGCGTCAAATAA
- the LOC113508408 gene encoding uncharacterized protein LOC113508408 isoform X3, with protein sequence MGVRQNPWTPTKRRGPIAAEASSPGPAVVSLPSLIGKPPQESRRPRAPAFTFGQKLDPPGTTVKLGPGPASYNTEGMTAKAGRSAAPAASLHGRWPPPRVAPTPAPCDYEPIKAVRAVYDHAPAFSIGLRVAPPQPAGKTPAPNTYSMPPVLGEAKEGGKRAAPAYSITGRGKALESKGLQPGPGTYTTDKASTVLTKRPPAYTIAPRREQRPPTAAVPGPGVYCPEKGDRTTHRAKSTRSTFSRKMKLEKAEPIPAPNAYCPEKADRLLRAKSPAFSFGTKTEVIKIHNAPAPNVYSPEKSINALKNGPKYTLAGKGVCEKLEVTPGPNYYSPQKADKILHESSPSYTMRSKEVVEKFEQTPAPNVYAPEKSMHMLNGGPKYTISGKGVSSKMTVTPAPNSYSPEKADKVLHESSPAYSFRIKEQTVIRSESPAPNVYAPEKSIHMLDSTPKFTMGGKGHCDKIENTPAPNAYCPDKADKILHESSPAYSFRVKDNIKITDNTPGPNVYTPENSVNMFHSSPKYSMAGKGSTPKSDYVPAPNTYSLDKADKLLHESSPAYSFRPKTATDKPSDTPAPNNYDPHLLDGTPKFSMYGKGHDAKPFNTPGPNAYDPHLPDDAPKYSLAGKGHDPKHFNTPGPNAYDPHLPDDAPKYSLAGKGHDAKHFNTPGPNAYDPHLPDDAPKYSLAGKGHDAKHFNTPGPNAYDPHLPDDAPKYSLAGRGHDAKHFNTPGPNAYDPHLPDGTPRFTMSGRAPDSKISDVPAPNAYDPHLPDGTPKYSLGGRGHDLKPSDTPGPNSYDPHLPSNTPKFTISGKGPDAKISDVPAPNKYDPHYIDGTPKFTIAGKGLPGKIDNNPAPNAYNPEKSDKVLLESSPAYSFRIKHQLEKPSNTPGPNAYDPSKYDYMLDGAPKYTFGTKGPADKPLNYPAPNAYSPEKADNVLHEHAPSYTFRPKLDDGKTFNTPGPNAYNPEKANKEIYDHSPAYSLAPKGKDSKINDTPAPNVYSPEKADRILLDSAPRYSFRIKTNPHKPDDVPAPNSYNPDKADKVLLHNAPQYSFRIKTDNVKTVDTPAPNSYNIPTPVETPLYTISGRHKEPIDERLKVPAPGTYNPEKGYKFMLTYSPQHTFGIKIHTNKFADTPAPNSYRIPSVLDTPVYTMSGRHKVPVDDRTRVPAPGTYSPEKVQINRTPQITFGIKHSPLLGQLRPLQPQRPSDRQVSPSTNTTKEVSSVQKTTVHQSNQVENVKNVNHQNVIDIHESSEIFNTGAHVTQIRHDNDVRSTTVSPDPIQHQETLTQEIVWVPEKPLRRGSYTIDKADGNGYSEHYEHSEIIPVENGVIRVAEKGEMGGNCTEERSNEVISREGFEQNIQKNVKNASAHEKKQAATEEVRTNTDVQKLANGGISKTTTTTTIRKVGTAARTANESTAVTRTATVLTSRDIGVK encoded by the exons ATGGGCGTACGGCAGAACCCGTGGACACCAACAAAACGCCGTGGGCCCATAGCTGCCGAAGCCTCCAGTCCCGGACCAGCGGTCGTGTCACTTCCTTCACTTATAG GTAAACCACCTCAAGAATCTCGCAGACCACGAGCTCCAGCTTTTACTTTTGGCCAAAAGCTGGATCCCCCTGGTACCACTGTCAAACTTGGGCCCGGACCAGCCTCATACAACACAGAAGGAATGACAGCCAAAG CAGGGCGCTCCGCGGCGCCCGCTGCGTCCCTGCACGGGCGTtggccgccgccgcgcgtcGCCCCGACACCGGCTCCGTGTGACTACGAGCCTATCAAAGCAGTCAGAGCCGTTTACGACCACGCTCCGGCCTTCTCCATCGGCCTCCGAGTAGCACCGCCGCAGCCCGCCGGCAAAACGCCAG CGCCAAACACATATTCTATGCCACCTGTTCTCGGCGAAGCCAAGGAGGGTGGTAAACGCGCTGCGCCGGCGTACAGCATCACCGGGCGTGGTAAAGCACTCGAGTCAAAGGGTCTACAGCCCGGCCCAGGGACCTACACCACTGACAAAGCTTCTACGGTGCTCACCAAGCGGCCTCCCGCTTACACTATCGCACCCAGAAGAGAACAGAGGCCTCCCACAGCCGCGGTACCAGGCCCTGGTGTTTATTGCCCTGAAAAG GGTGACAGAACAACCCATCGTGCGAAAAGTACAAGAAGCACATTCTCAAGAAAAATGAAACTCGAAAAAGCCGAACCAATTCCCGCACCTAATGCTTACTGTCCTGAAAAGGCAGATAGGTTACTAAGAGCAAAATCTCCAGCTTTCTCTTTTGGAACTAAAactgaagtaattaaaatacacaacGCACCTGCTCCTAATGTTTATTCACCAGAAAAATCTATCAACGCGCTTAAAAATGGGCCGAAATATACTTTAGCTGGCAAAGGTGTATGTGAAAAGTTGGAAGTAACCCCAGGTCCGAACTACTATAGCCCCCAGAAGGCTGATAAAATACTACATGAAAGTTCCCCGTCTTATACGATGCGATCGAAAGAAGTTGTTGAAAAATTTGAGCAAACACCAGCCCCAAACGTATATGCTCCTGAAAAGTCTATGCATATGTTGAACGGTGGACCCAAGTATACTATTTCTGGAAAGGGAGTGTCTTCCAAGATGACAGTAACCCCAGCGCCTAATAGTTACAGTCCTGAAAAGGCTGACAAAGTCCTGCATGAAAGTTCACCTGCTTATTCATTTAGAATTAAAGAACAAACAGTCATTCGAAGTGAATCTCCGGCACCAAATGTATACGCTCCAGAAAAATCCATCCATATGTTAGATAGTACTCCAAAATTCACCATGGGTGGTAAAGGTCACTGtgacaaaattgaaaatacacCCGCTCCTAATGCTTATTGCCCTGATAAAGCAGACAAAATCTTGCACGAATCATCTCCTGCTTATTCGTTTAGGgtaaaagataatataaaaataactgacAACACTCCTGGTCCTAACGTTTATACGCCAGAGAATTCTGTCAATATGTTTCATAGCTCTCCTAAGTACAGCATGGCGGGAAAAGGATCAACCCCAAAGTCCGATTACGTGCCGGCACCTAACACTTACAGCCTTGATAAGGCTGATAAGCTTCTTCACGAGTCTTCACCCGCTTATTCTTTTAGACCAAAGACTGCTACTGATAAACCTAGTGATACGCCAGCCCCAAATAACTACGACCCACACTTATTAGACGGTACGCCTAAATTTAGTATGTATGGCAAAGGCCACGACGCAAAACCTTTTAATACTCCAGGACCTAACGCTTACGATCCCCATCTACCTGATGATGCCCCAAAGTATTCTCTAGCTGGCAAAGGTCATGATcctaaacattttaatactcCAGGACCTAACGCTTACGATCCCCATCTGCCTGATGATGCCCCAAAGTATTCTCTAGCTGGCAAAGGTCATGATgccaaacattttaatactCCAGGACCTAACGCTTATGACCCCCATCTGCCTGATGATGCCCCAAAGTATTCTCTAGCTGGCAAAGGTCATGATgccaaacattttaatactCCAGGACCTAACGCTTACGACCCCCATCTGCCTGATGATGCCCCTAAGTATTCTCTAGCTGGAAGAGGCCATGATgccaaacattttaatactCCAGGACCTAACGCTTATGATCCTCATCTACCCGACGGCACGCCCAGATTTACTATGTCTGGAAGAGCGCCTGATAGTAAAATATCGGACGTACCTGCTCCAAATGCATACGACCCGCATTTACCTGATGGTACTCCTAAATATTCTTTAGGCGGAAGAGGGCATGATTTAAAACCGTCGGATACGCCTGGTCCCAACTCCTATGATCCCCATTTACCGTCTAATACTCCCAAATTTACAATCTCAGGTAAAGGACCTGACGCTAAGATCTCCGATGTTCCTGCCCCTAACAAATACGATCCTCATTACATAGATGGTACTCCTAAATTCACTATTGCTGGTAAAGGACTACCTGGGAAAATCGATAATAATCCCGCTCCTAATGCTTACAATCCTGAGAAAAGTGACAAAGTATTATTAGAAAGTTCCCCAGCGTATAGCTTTAGAATTAAACACCAATTAGAGAAACCCAGTAATACACCCGGACCAAACGCCTATGACCCCAGCAAATATGATTACATGTTAGATGGTGCACCTAAATACACTTTTGGAACAAAAGGTCCCGCTGACAAACCATTAAACTATCCAGCTCCTAACGCATACAGTCCAGAAAAAGCTGACAATGTTCTTCATGAACACGCTCCTTCGTATACATTCCGGCCAAAATTAGATGATGGCAAAACATTTAACACACCTGGCCCCAATGCTTATAACCCAGAAAAGGCCAACAAAGAAATTTACGACCATTCCCCCGCTTATTCTTTAGCTCCTAAAGGCAAAGACTCTAAAATAAATGACACTCCAGCTCCTAACGTGTATAGTCCCGAAAAAGCCGACAGGATTCTTCTGGACAGTGCACCAAGATATTCGTTCAGAATAAAGACCAATCCTCACAAGCCAGATGATGTTCCTGCACCAAACAGTTACAACCCGGATAAAGCTGATAAAGTATTGTTGCACAATGCGCCTCAATATTCATTCAGGATCAAAACTGATAACGTCAAAACCGTTGATACTCCAG CACCGAATTCTTACAATATTCCAACGCCCGTTGAAACGCCTCTGTATACAATTTCGGGTAGACATAAGGAACCGATAGACGAGCGCCTGAAGGTTCCTGCTCCTGGAACATATAACCCTGAGAAGGGTTACAAGTTCATGTTGACTTATTCTCCTCAACATACATTcggtataaaaatacatacaaataaattcgCAGACACTCCTG CTCCGAATTCGTACCGCATTCCGTCTGTATTGGATACTCCGGTATACACGATGTCTGGAAGGCACAAGGTACCTGTAGATGATCGCACGCGAGTTCCCGCGCCTGGCACCTACTCCCCTGAAAAG GTGCAGATTAACAGAACGCCGCAAATTACCTTTGGTATCAAACACTCGCCTTTATTGGGGCAGCTAAGACCACTACAGCCTCAGCGCCCGTCCGACAGACAAGTCTCACCATCAACAAATACCACTAAGGAAGTCTCCTCTGTTCAAAAGACAACAGTTCATCAGAGCAACCAAGTCGAGAATGTCAAGAACGTAAACCatcaaaatgtaattgataTTCATGAGTCAAGTGAAATCTTTAACACTGGAGCTCATGTGACTCAAATTAGACACGATAATGATGTCAGAAGCACAACGGTTTCTCCCGATCCAATCCAACACCAAGAAACTCTAACCCAAGAAATTGTTTGGGTTCCGGAGAAGCCATTACGTCGTGGGTCTTACACCATCGATAAAGCCGATGGAAATGGATACTCTGAACATTATGAGCACAGTGAGATTATTCCCGTAGAGAACGGAGTAATAAGAGTAGCAGAAAAAGGAGAAATGGGCGGTAACTGCACAGAAGAAAGGAGCAATGAAGTGATCAGTCGTGAAGGATTCGAACAGAACATTCAAAAGAACGTTAAGAATGCATCTGCTCATGAAAAGAAGCAAGCAGCTACTGAGGAAGTGCGAACAAACACTGACGTCCAGAAACTTGCCAACGGTGGTATTTCTAAAACAACGACTACAACTACGATTAGGAAAGTGGGGACTGCCGCTAGAACCGCTAACGAGTCCACTGCAGTGACTCGCACCGCCACTGTGCTGACGTCACGAGACATTGGCGTCAAATAA